The following is a genomic window from Neisseria zalophi.
GATCACGCGGTAATAAAGCATCCAGCTTACCAATTTCGATAATGACACCGTGACGCTCGACACGTTTAACCGTGCCCATCACAATATCTTCTTTACGTCCTAAAAAGGCTTCTAAAATCTGTTCGCGCTCGGCATCGCGGATACGTTGCAAAATAATTTGCTTGGCCGTTTGTGCGGCCTGACGGCCAAAGCCTTCATTTTCAAGCGGCTCTTCATAATACTCACCGATTTGTATGGTTGTACCCGGAATCTCTTCTTGAATTTCTTCGATGGTTTTTTCCACATCCGGATAGGTATAATCTTCATCAGCCACAATCAACCAACGGCGGAACGTTTTATATTCGCCGTTATCTCGGTTGATTTCCACACGAACATCCATATGCTCGCGGTTTGCTTTTTTCTTGGCAGCCGTACTCAAGGCAAACTCCAAGGCACTAAATACTACTTCGGGGTCTACGTTTTTTTCACTGGCTAATGCTTCGGCCAGTTGTAACATTTCGCGACTCATTCTTTACATTCTCCGTTCGATATCACTGTTTTTTCATTTTAAAAATTAAATTCCGGGCGCAAGCGTGCTTTATCGATGTTACTGATTTCGATATCAACCGTTTTGCCGTCGAAAGTTATGCGTACGCAATCGTTTTCAAAACCTTCAATGCGCCCTATAAAATTTTTCTGGCCATCTATCGGCAGGCGTGTTTTTATTTTGGCCTGCTGACCGGAAAAACGTATAAAATCCGCTGCTTTTTTCAGCGGACGGTCCAAACCGGGGCTGGAAATTTCCAAGCGTTTGTAGTCAATATCTTCAACTAAAAACAAGCGGCTCAAATGATTGCTTACTGTTGCGCAATCTTCTACGGTAATCCCACCTTCTTTATCAATAAAGACGCGCAGGTCTCCCTGAGCGGTTAATTCAAAATCAACCAACTCATAGCCCAATCCGGGCAAGGTCTTATCAAGAATATTCTGAATATCCATGTTGCTCCAAAAACAAAAAAATGGCCCTGTGGCCATTTTTCGTAAAAACTGAAAAATTTATTGATTATAACACAAATTTCCTATATTTGAGAAGATAAATATAGGTTTAGCTTAGGTTATTCAAGGCTTTTTTCAAGATTTGTTCATTTTTTCTTTAAATGAGTCTTTAAAAATAGAAACGACAACCGATTAACGGCCGATTAGTACCATTTCCTCTAACAGCCAACAATCCAAATTTATCTGATGCTTTCAGCCTCTTTCAGACGGCCTCATATTATCCCGCAAATACCGCCACCGTATTACATCCTACCCAGTTCACGTTGCAAAGCTTGAATATTTTGCTGCCTATCCAATACGTTGCCTTGCAACTGTGTAATCTGTTGCTGATTAATACTGCCGTTTTTTGCCGTACGTGCCAAGTTTAATGACTGCTGTGCTTCTGAAAGTGCTTTACGCTCATTCGCCAATTCTTGTTCGAGAATATTGCGGCGGCTGTTGGCAGATGATGTTTTGGGCACGGCAGAGCCGGAAGGTGGTGAAAATTTTACCGGCGCGGCAGCGGCACGTTTTACTTTCGGAGTATGCGCTTTGGCTGTCTGATGCTCCTTCGGCTCTTGTACTGTCTTACGGCTATAGTTTCGAGGCTCATCATAACGGCTGCTGCTGTAATTACCGATAGGCGGGAGATCTGCCGTAGTACAATTACCGGCATTACGCGAAGTATAGATAACCTCCCCATTGACTACACAGGTATAAATTTTGGCTGATGCTACTTGAATGCCTTGTAAATTCAACAACACCAGCACACCGATTGTCATTAGTTTTTTCATACGCATTTCTTTAAAGCCGCACGGCCTCATGCATCCACACCCTGCTGTTTGTTTTTCAGCAATTATCTTAGCCAAATAAAATTGAGTGTTTATACCCTGCCGTCTTGCTTTAATAAGTATCTGTAATAATGACA
Proteins encoded in this region:
- the rimP gene encoding ribosome maturation factor RimP, with the protein product MDIQNILDKTLPGLGYELVDFELTAQGDLRVFIDKEGGITVEDCATVSNHLSRLFLVEDIDYKRLEISSPGLDRPLKKAADFIRFSGQQAKIKTRLPIDGQKNFIGRIEGFENDCVRITFDGKTVDIEISNIDKARLRPEFNF